From Gammaproteobacteria bacterium, the proteins below share one genomic window:
- the rplC gene encoding 50S ribosomal protein L3 encodes MIGVVGRKAGMTRIFTDEGVSVPVTVIEVAPNRVTQIKSPDRDGYRSVQVSWGSRRPNRLSKPLAGVFAKAEVEAGRGLVEFTLKAGEGEELAPGGEVKVDVFEVGQKVDVSGTTIGKGFAGTIKRHNFRSGDASHGTSKAHRAPGSIGQCQTPGRVLKGKKMAGHMGNVRRTTQNLEVVRVDTDRNLLLIKGAVPGAKGGVVLVRPACKEAG; translated from the coding sequence ATGATTGGAGTAGTTGGACGAAAGGCCGGTATGACGCGCATCTTTACTGATGAGGGGGTATCGGTGCCCGTTACTGTCATTGAAGTCGCACCGAATCGTGTAACGCAGATCAAGTCGCCTGATCGGGATGGTTACCGTAGCGTGCAGGTAAGCTGGGGTTCTCGGCGTCCTAACCGCCTTAGTAAGCCCCTTGCTGGCGTCTTCGCCAAGGCCGAAGTCGAGGCAGGTCGCGGTCTGGTTGAATTTACTCTCAAGGCCGGTGAGGGAGAGGAGCTTGCCCCGGGCGGTGAGGTCAAGGTTGACGTGTTTGAAGTTGGGCAGAAGGTGGATGTCAGCGGCACCACAATCGGGAAAGGTTTCGCCGGGACGATCAAACGGCACAACTTCCGTTCAGGTGATGCGAGTCACGGAACTTCCAAGGCGCATCGCGCACCGGGCTCTATAGGGCAATGTCAGACGCCTGGCCGTGTGCTGAAAGGGAAGAAGATGGCTGGACACATGGGAAATGTGCGTCGCACCACCCAAAATTTAGAAGTCGTGCGTGTCGATACGGATCGCAACCTGCTCCTGATCAAGGGCGCGGTGCCAGGAGCTAAGGGCGGCGTTGTTCTCGTGCGGCCCGCGTGCAAGGAAGCTGGCTGA
- the rplW gene encoding 50S ribosomal protein L23, with protein MTRERLMKVLLGPRVTEKSTRLAEANRQFVFKVVKDATKPEIKEAVELMFNVQVESVQVCNVKGKSKLTQRIPGRRASWKKAYVCLKPGFDIEFMGAQ; from the coding sequence ATGACGCGGGAACGACTGATGAAGGTGCTGCTTGGGCCACGTGTCACAGAGAAAAGCACCCGGCTTGCGGAGGCCAATCGACAATTTGTGTTTAAGGTGGTCAAGGATGCAACCAAACCTGAAATTAAAGAAGCCGTGGAGTTAATGTTTAATGTGCAGGTCGAATCAGTTCAGGTATGTAACGTAAAGGGTAAGAGTAAGTTGACGCAGCGTATTCCAGGGCGAAGAGCCAGCTGGAAGAAGGCCTACGTATGTCTGAAACCTGGTTTCGATATCGAGTTTATGGGGGCCCAATAG
- the rplD gene encoding 50S ribosomal protein L4, with translation MQLSVHRAKKGGARTGVEVSDSVFGTEFNEALVHQVVTAYLAGGRAGTRAQKTRAEKRGGGAKPWRQKGMGRARAGSTRSPLWRGGAPTFAAKPKNYAQKVNKKMYRCAIRSIMSELVRQERLLVMEDFSIDAPKTQELAQKLKSLGLADVLIVAEDVDENLYLAARNLSRVDVRDASAIDPVSLISFEKVVVTKAALKKIDEWLT, from the coding sequence ATGCAGTTGAGTGTACATCGAGCTAAGAAAGGTGGGGCTCGCACAGGGGTCGAAGTCTCCGATTCCGTGTTTGGAACGGAATTTAATGAAGCCCTGGTGCATCAGGTTGTCACAGCCTATCTCGCCGGTGGGCGTGCCGGTACGCGCGCGCAGAAAACGCGCGCTGAGAAGAGAGGAGGTGGTGCAAAACCGTGGCGTCAGAAAGGCATGGGTCGTGCGCGCGCAGGCTCCACTCGAAGCCCTCTATGGCGCGGTGGTGCTCCCACCTTTGCCGCGAAGCCGAAAAATTATGCCCAGAAAGTCAACAAGAAGATGTACCGGTGCGCAATCCGCTCGATTATGTCGGAACTTGTTCGACAGGAGCGACTGCTCGTGATGGAAGATTTCTCCATTGACGCGCCAAAGACGCAAGAATTAGCGCAGAAGCTAAAATCGCTCGGCTTAGCCGATGTGCTGATTGTGGCTGAAGATGTGGATGAGAATCTCTATCTTGCGGCACGGAATCTTTCCCGAGTTGATGTTCGGGATGCGTCGGCGATTGATCCAGTAAGCCTTATCAGCTTTGAAAAGGTTGTGGTCACGAAGGCCGCCTTGAAGAAAATCGACGAGTGGCTGACATGA